A window of the Pedobacter cryoconitis genome harbors these coding sequences:
- a CDS encoding ATP-binding cassette domain-containing protein, with translation MTQPIVHITNLSLKYHHKPVLQELNWTINRHENWLLRGISGSGKTSLAKAIAGLVKFQGDIEINFDIKSNLAPVVHYVANWYQFKDLEGQSNFYYQQRYNKQSTETTATVRAELESYGKKHQLQFSEVEKLLTALGFSDLIGSTLIQLSSGEHKKLQLVSALWLKPQLLIIDQPYNGLDKLSRRNLNVLFEEITAAGTTLILISNDKELPPCVHRFAALSGGQLIEISAGEHTLEFDEEEESKPIPDFLKEAPVSSADSVIKMIDVNISYGEKQVLKNINWEVKAGEKWLLQGPNGSGKSTLLSLITGDHPQAYANNLYLFGHKRGSGESIWDIKKRIGLISPELHWYFDPLATVKQSIISGFFDSSGLFREPDYTKKTQAAELIDYFGLTECQDILLNQLPLGKQRLAFLARTIIKNPELLILDEPCQGLDQQQTQYFNKLVDELCKNGTTLIYVGHFETQLPACIEKRILLENGEVKSVGRILEPILK, from the coding sequence ATGACGCAACCCATCGTACATATCACAAATCTGAGCTTGAAGTACCATCACAAACCGGTACTTCAGGAACTGAACTGGACAATAAACCGCCATGAAAACTGGTTGTTACGTGGGATTAGCGGCAGCGGAAAAACATCACTGGCTAAAGCGATTGCTGGTCTGGTCAAATTTCAGGGCGATATTGAAATTAATTTTGATATAAAAAGCAATTTAGCCCCTGTGGTTCATTATGTAGCGAACTGGTATCAGTTTAAAGACCTGGAAGGCCAGTCTAACTTCTATTATCAGCAGCGTTACAATAAACAGTCGACCGAAACTACTGCAACTGTACGCGCAGAACTGGAGAGCTATGGCAAAAAACATCAGCTTCAGTTCAGCGAAGTGGAGAAACTTTTAACCGCTTTAGGTTTTTCAGATTTGATAGGATCGACACTGATTCAGTTATCAAGCGGTGAACATAAAAAATTGCAATTGGTTAGTGCTTTATGGCTTAAACCTCAATTATTAATCATAGATCAGCCTTATAACGGATTAGATAAACTTTCCCGTCGCAATTTAAACGTGCTGTTTGAAGAGATAACCGCAGCAGGTACAACTTTGATCTTAATCAGTAATGATAAAGAATTACCTCCATGCGTTCATCGTTTTGCTGCATTAAGCGGAGGTCAGCTGATTGAAATCTCTGCCGGTGAACATACGCTGGAATTTGATGAAGAGGAAGAAAGCAAACCAATCCCTGATTTTTTAAAAGAAGCTCCGGTCTCCTCTGCTGACAGTGTGATCAAAATGATCGATGTCAATATCAGCTACGGCGAAAAGCAAGTCTTAAAAAACATCAACTGGGAAGTTAAAGCAGGAGAAAAATGGTTGCTGCAAGGCCCTAATGGATCTGGTAAATCAACGCTTTTAAGTTTAATCACAGGTGACCATCCTCAGGCTTATGCGAACAATCTTTACCTGTTCGGTCATAAAAGAGGCAGTGGTGAAAGTATCTGGGATATTAAAAAACGTATTGGCTTGATCTCACCAGAACTGCACTGGTATTTTGATCCTCTGGCAACTGTCAAACAAAGTATCATTTCGGGATTCTTTGATAGTTCAGGCTTATTCCGTGAACCTGATTATACAAAAAAGACACAGGCGGCAGAATTAATTGATTACTTCGGACTTACCGAATGCCAGGATATCCTTCTCAATCAGCTTCCTTTAGGGAAACAAAGACTGGCATTTTTAGCCCGTACCATTATAAAGAACCCCGAACTGCTCATCCTGGATGAACCATGTCAGGGCTTAGATCAGCAACAAACACAGTATTTTAACAAGCTCGTAGACGAATTATGTAAAAACGGAACCACATTAATTTATGTTGGCCACTTTGAAACACAGTTACCTGCTTGTATAGAGAAAAGAATTTTATTGGAAAACGGCGAAGTAAAATCCGTCGGAAGAATATTAGAACCCATATTAAAATGA
- the leuD gene encoding 3-isopropylmalate dehydratase small subunit — MKKFEKLTSAIVPLNIENIDTDQIIPARFLKATTREGFGENLFRDWRYNGDHTLKPDFVLNDPAYSGQILVAGKNFGCGSSREHAAWAIQDAGFDVVISSFFADIFKGNALNNGLLPIQVSEDFLSAIYTAVGKNHKAQLDVDLEKQTVTIVDSGEKADFEINAYKKSCLINGYDDIDFILNQKHLIAAFEQAK, encoded by the coding sequence ATGAAAAAATTCGAGAAACTAACATCGGCAATTGTGCCTTTAAATATAGAAAACATTGATACTGACCAGATCATTCCGGCCAGGTTCCTGAAAGCGACAACCCGTGAAGGTTTCGGTGAGAACCTGTTCCGCGACTGGCGTTACAATGGAGATCATACTTTAAAACCTGATTTTGTACTGAATGATCCTGCTTATAGCGGCCAGATTTTAGTCGCAGGCAAGAACTTTGGTTGTGGCAGTAGCCGTGAACACGCGGCATGGGCTATTCAGGATGCAGGTTTTGACGTAGTGATCAGCAGTTTTTTTGCTGATATCTTCAAAGGAAATGCTTTGAACAACGGCCTTTTACCTATCCAGGTCAGTGAAGATTTCTTATCTGCAATTTATACTGCGGTTGGTAAAAATCACAAAGCACAGCTGGATGTCGATCTGGAAAAACAGACCGTAACTATTGTAGATAGCGGAGAAAAAGCCGATTTCGAAATCAATGCCTATAAAAAATCATGTCTGATCAATGGCTACGATGACATCGATTTTATCTTAAACCAAAAACATCTGATCGCAGCATTCGAACAAGCAAAATAA
- the leuC gene encoding 3-isopropylmalate dehydratase large subunit — MSKTLVEKIWDAHVVKSETGFPDILYIDTHLIHEVTSPQAFDGLRKRGLPVFRPQQTVATADHNVPTIDQLLPIKEELSRYQVDMLTKNCAEFGIELYGLGHPFQGIVHVIGPELGITLPGKTMVCGDSHTSTHGAFGAIAFGIGTSQVEQVFATQCLLQQKPKTMKIEVNGTLGKGVSAKDIILYIISKISAAGGTGYFIEYAGSAIEALSMEARMTICNMSIEMGARGGLIAPDQITFDYIKGREFAPAGAEWDKSLAYWKTLYSDADAEFDSVLTFKAEDIAPMITYGTNPGMGMGIQENIPSTNSQPDKEQLSYQKALDYMGFEDDSSLIGKPVDYVFIGSCTNSRIEDLREVAEFVKGKQKAENVTVWIVPGSKQVEQQAKNEGLDRIFEQAGFQLREPGCSACLGMNEDKIPAGKYCVSTSNRNFEGRQGPDARTLLVSPLTAAAAAVTGKITDVREMLTKA; from the coding sequence ATGTCAAAAACATTAGTAGAAAAAATATGGGATGCACACGTTGTAAAAAGCGAAACAGGATTTCCTGATATTCTATATATTGATACGCACTTAATCCATGAAGTAACCTCGCCGCAAGCTTTTGATGGCTTGCGCAAAAGAGGCTTACCCGTTTTCCGTCCGCAGCAAACTGTGGCTACTGCCGACCATAATGTACCCACTATCGATCAGTTGCTGCCGATTAAAGAAGAACTATCACGTTATCAGGTTGATATGCTGACCAAAAACTGTGCAGAATTCGGTATCGAACTGTATGGCCTGGGACATCCATTTCAAGGAATCGTTCACGTAATCGGCCCTGAACTGGGAATTACACTTCCAGGAAAAACTATGGTTTGTGGGGATAGCCATACTTCTACACACGGCGCTTTTGGTGCAATTGCATTCGGTATAGGTACTTCACAGGTAGAACAGGTTTTTGCGACACAATGTTTATTGCAGCAAAAACCGAAAACTATGAAAATAGAGGTTAACGGTACTTTAGGAAAAGGCGTGTCTGCTAAAGACATTATTTTATACATTATCTCTAAAATATCAGCCGCAGGCGGTACTGGTTATTTTATAGAATATGCAGGTTCGGCAATTGAGGCTTTAAGTATGGAAGCCCGGATGACGATCTGTAATATGAGTATAGAAATGGGTGCCAGAGGTGGATTAATTGCACCTGACCAAATTACTTTTGATTATATCAAAGGCAGAGAATTTGCCCCGGCTGGTGCAGAATGGGATAAATCCCTTGCCTACTGGAAAACTTTGTACAGTGATGCAGATGCTGAATTTGATAGCGTATTAACGTTCAAAGCTGAAGACATTGCCCCAATGATTACTTACGGAACAAATCCGGGTATGGGTATGGGCATTCAGGAAAATATTCCATCTACAAACTCACAACCTGATAAAGAACAATTGTCTTATCAAAAGGCATTGGATTATATGGGATTTGAGGATGACTCTTCTTTAATCGGAAAACCTGTTGACTATGTATTTATTGGAAGCTGTACCAATTCCCGTATCGAAGATCTGCGTGAAGTTGCAGAATTCGTAAAAGGGAAACAAAAAGCAGAAAACGTAACGGTATGGATTGTTCCAGGTTCAAAACAAGTAGAACAACAAGCCAAAAATGAAGGTCTTGACCGGATATTTGAGCAAGCAGGCTTTCAGCTTCGTGAACCAGGATGCAGTGCATGTTTAGGAATGAATGAAGATAAGATACCTGCTGGAAAATACTGTGTTTCTACTTCAAACAGGAATTTTGAAGGTCGCCAGGGTCCTGACGCAAGAACTTTACTGGTAAGTCCACTAACAGCAGCAGCAGCGGCAGTTACAGGAAAAATTACAGATGTAAGAGAAATGTTGACCAAGGCTTAG
- the ilvC gene encoding ketol-acid reductoisomerase, with product MSNYFNTLPLREKLNQLGVCDFMDSSEFLDDVNALKGKKLVIVGCGAQGLNQGLNLRDSGLNVSYTLRKEAIEGKRDSWKNATENNFTVGTYEELIPEADVVINLTPDKQHTAVVTAIMPLMKKGATLLYSHGFNIVEEGMQIRKDITVIMVAPKCPGSEVRAEYVRGFGVPTLIAVHPENDPEGKGLVQAKAYCVGTGGHRAGVLKSSFVAEVKSDLMGEQTILCGLLQTGSILSFDKMVEKGIDAGYASKLVQYGVEVITEALKQGGITAMMDRLSNVAKIKAFEISEELKTIMRPLFQKHQDDIMSGEFSRTMMEDWAAGDKNLLAWRAATGETAFEKTPAGDVKIGEQEYFDNALLMVAFIRAGVELAFETMVEAGIKPESAYYESLHETPLIANTIARKKLFEMNRVISDTAEYGCYLFDHACKPLLADFMKNVDTDLIGKNFNEGKDGSVDNRALIAVNEVIRSHEVETIGAELRKAMTAMKSIKTA from the coding sequence ATGTCAAATTATTTTAACACACTTCCTCTTAGAGAAAAATTAAACCAATTAGGTGTTTGCGATTTCATGGACAGTTCAGAATTCCTGGATGATGTAAACGCATTAAAAGGAAAAAAACTAGTTATTGTAGGCTGTGGCGCACAAGGACTAAACCAGGGTTTAAACTTAAGAGATAGTGGTTTAAATGTTTCTTATACTTTGCGTAAAGAAGCTATTGAAGGCAAAAGAGATTCCTGGAAAAATGCTACAGAGAACAATTTCACTGTAGGCACTTACGAAGAATTAATTCCTGAAGCTGATGTTGTCATCAACCTGACCCCTGATAAACAACATACTGCGGTAGTTACTGCAATTATGCCATTAATGAAAAAAGGCGCTACTTTATTATACTCACATGGTTTTAACATCGTAGAAGAAGGCATGCAGATCCGTAAAGATATTACGGTAATCATGGTAGCTCCTAAATGCCCTGGAAGTGAAGTAAGAGCAGAATATGTAAGAGGTTTCGGTGTACCAACCCTGATCGCTGTACACCCTGAAAATGATCCTGAAGGAAAAGGTCTGGTACAAGCCAAAGCATACTGCGTTGGAACAGGCGGGCACAGAGCTGGTGTATTAAAATCATCTTTCGTAGCCGAAGTGAAATCAGATTTAATGGGTGAGCAAACTATCCTTTGCGGATTATTGCAAACAGGGTCTATCCTTTCTTTCGACAAAATGGTTGAGAAGGGAATAGATGCAGGTTATGCTTCTAAACTTGTTCAGTACGGTGTTGAAGTGATTACTGAAGCCTTGAAACAAGGTGGAATCACTGCCATGATGGACAGATTAAGTAACGTAGCAAAAATCAAAGCTTTTGAAATCTCAGAAGAATTGAAAACAATTATGCGTCCGTTGTTCCAAAAGCATCAGGATGATATCATGAGTGGTGAATTTAGCCGTACCATGATGGAAGACTGGGCAGCAGGAGATAAAAACTTATTGGCATGGCGTGCAGCTACTGGCGAAACAGCTTTTGAAAAAACACCAGCCGGTGATGTTAAAATCGGAGAACAGGAATATTTTGACAACGCTTTACTAATGGTTGCCTTTATCAGAGCAGGTGTTGAATTAGCCTTTGAAACTATGGTAGAAGCAGGAATTAAGCCTGAGTCTGCTTACTATGAGTCTTTACACGAAACTCCACTGATTGCCAATACCATTGCACGTAAAAAATTATTTGAAATGAACAGAGTAATCTCTGATACCGCAGAATATGGTTGCTATTTATTTGACCATGCTTGTAAACCTTTGCTGGCAGATTTCATGAAAAATGTAGATACTGATCTGATTGGTAAAAACTTTAACGAAGGCAAAGACGGTTCAGTAGATAATAGAGCACTGATTGCAGTGAACGAAGTTATCCGCTCACATGAGGTTGAAACTATCGGTGCAGAACTGAGAAAAGCAATGACCGCAATGAAATCAATTAAAACAGCATAA
- the ilvN gene encoding acetolactate synthase small subunit — MSNSQDIELANAKQEFTITVYTENQIGILNRIAIIFSRRKINIESLNVSPSEIEHIHRFNILITETEEVVRKLARQIEKQVEVLKVYFNTNEDIIWQELALYKVPTDTIVEKVVVERLLRENGARAVVIRKDYTVFETTGHRTETDKLIEVLQPYGLIEFVRSARVAIIKDSEGFNSKLREFERLDPGQDVIENEFLDKEKNVFTM, encoded by the coding sequence ATGAGCAATTCTCAGGATATAGAGTTAGCGAATGCTAAGCAAGAATTTACCATTACGGTATATACTGAAAATCAGATCGGTATACTTAACCGTATTGCGATTATATTTTCAAGACGGAAGATCAATATTGAAAGTTTGAATGTTTCCCCTTCTGAAATTGAACACATCCACCGTTTCAATATTTTAATTACTGAAACTGAAGAAGTAGTTCGTAAACTGGCCAGACAGATTGAAAAACAGGTAGAAGTTCTCAAAGTATACTTTAATACAAATGAGGATATCATCTGGCAGGAATTAGCCCTGTACAAAGTACCTACTGATACCATTGTAGAGAAAGTAGTGGTTGAACGCTTACTTCGTGAAAATGGCGCCAGAGCTGTTGTGATCCGTAAAGATTACACGGTATTTGAAACTACAGGTCACCGTACCGAAACAGATAAACTGATCGAAGTATTACAACCTTACGGACTGATTGAATTTGTCCGCAGTGCGCGTGTTGCAATTATCAAAGACAGCGAAGGATTTAACAGCAAACTGAGAGAATTTGAACGTCTTGATCCAGGTCAGGATGTCATAGAAAACGAATTCCTCGACAAAGAAAAGAACGTATTTACAATGTAA
- the ilvB gene encoding biosynthetic-type acetolactate synthase large subunit, with the protein MDTTQEVTTKLAEPKKTTQVTGSVALLEGLIAEGTETIFGYPGGAIMPIYDAIYDYKEKLNHILVRHEQGATHAAQGFARTSGKVGVVFATSGPGATNLVTGLADAQIDSTPLVCITGQVFAHLLGTDAFQETDVINITTPVTKWNYQVTDASEIPAALAKAFYIARSGRPGPVLIDITKNAQMQLFDYEGYVPCNHIRSYRPKPIIRNEYIEQAAALINSAKKPFILFGQGVSLGNAEEEFKAFVEKSGIPAAWTILGAGAIPTDHPLNVGMLGMHGNYGPNVQTNSCDVLIAIGMRFDDRVTGRLDKYAKQAKVVHLDIDPAEIDKNVKADVPVWGDCKETLPLLTKLITEKTHAGWLAEFKAYEKIEKEELIQPELNPQSGELTMGEVIHQLNILTKGEAVIVSDVGQHQMVACRYGKLNATRLTVTSGGLGTMGFGLPAAIGAKFGAPNRTVVAVIGDGGFQMTLQELGTIMQFGVDVKILILNNQFLGMVRQWQQLFNEKRYSFVDITSPDFVKLAESYYIAGKKVTERADLVGSLEQMLQHPGSFLLEVMVSKEHNVFPMVPQGCSVSEIRLK; encoded by the coding sequence ATGGACACTACACAAGAGGTAACGACCAAGCTGGCAGAACCCAAAAAGACCACGCAGGTAACAGGCTCGGTAGCCTTACTCGAAGGATTAATTGCTGAAGGAACCGAGACTATTTTCGGTTATCCCGGCGGAGCGATCATGCCTATCTATGACGCAATTTATGATTATAAAGAAAAGTTAAACCACATATTAGTAAGACATGAGCAAGGTGCTACACACGCCGCTCAGGGTTTTGCCCGTACTTCGGGTAAAGTCGGCGTTGTCTTCGCTACCAGCGGCCCCGGTGCAACCAACCTGGTTACCGGATTAGCTGATGCACAAATAGACAGTACACCTTTAGTTTGTATTACAGGGCAGGTATTTGCGCACCTTTTAGGAACTGATGCCTTTCAGGAAACTGATGTAATCAATATCACGACACCAGTTACTAAATGGAACTACCAGGTAACAGATGCCAGTGAAATTCCTGCTGCACTGGCCAAAGCATTTTACATTGCCAGAAGCGGAAGACCAGGGCCGGTATTAATTGATATCACCAAAAATGCACAGATGCAATTATTTGATTACGAAGGTTATGTTCCTTGTAATCATATCAGAAGCTATCGCCCGAAACCAATTATCAGAAATGAATATATTGAGCAGGCGGCCGCTTTAATCAATAGTGCAAAAAAGCCATTTATCCTTTTTGGACAAGGCGTATCACTAGGTAATGCAGAAGAAGAATTCAAAGCTTTTGTAGAAAAAAGTGGAATCCCTGCTGCCTGGACTATTTTAGGTGCAGGTGCAATTCCTACAGATCACCCATTGAATGTAGGCATGCTGGGCATGCACGGTAACTATGGCCCTAACGTACAAACCAATTCATGTGATGTACTGATTGCCATCGGAATGCGTTTTGATGACCGTGTAACAGGCCGTCTGGATAAATACGCAAAACAGGCAAAAGTTGTCCATTTAGATATTGACCCGGCAGAAATTGATAAAAACGTAAAAGCAGATGTACCTGTTTGGGGAGATTGTAAAGAGACGCTTCCTTTATTAACGAAGCTGATTACTGAAAAAACACATGCAGGCTGGTTAGCAGAATTCAAAGCTTATGAGAAAATTGAAAAAGAAGAACTGATCCAGCCGGAATTAAACCCGCAGAGCGGAGAGTTAACTATGGGTGAAGTTATTCATCAATTGAACATACTGACCAAAGGCGAAGCAGTCATTGTAAGTGATGTAGGCCAGCACCAGATGGTAGCTTGCAGATACGGGAAACTGAATGCAACCCGCCTTACAGTAACCAGTGGTGGATTGGGAACTATGGGTTTTGGTTTACCAGCAGCTATAGGGGCTAAATTTGGTGCGCCAAACCGTACCGTTGTTGCGGTAATTGGCGACGGAGGATTCCAGATGACATTACAGGAATTAGGCACGATTATGCAATTCGGTGTAGATGTTAAAATTCTGATCCTGAATAACCAGTTCCTGGGTATGGTCCGCCAATGGCAGCAATTATTTAATGAGAAACGTTACTCATTCGTAGACATTACCAGTCCTGATTTCGTCAAACTTGCTGAATCGTATTATATCGCCGGCAAAAAAGTTACTGAACGTGCTGATCTGGTTGGTTCATTAGAACAAATGCTACAGCATCCGGGATCATTCCTTTTAGAAGTGATGGTAAGTAAAGAACATAATGTATTCCCTATGGTTCCTCAGGGCTGTAGTGTAAGTGAAATCAGACTTAAATAA
- the ilvD gene encoding dihydroxy-acid dehydratase: MSQESPELNRYSKVFTQDPTQPGAQAMLYGIGLTTEDMQKAQVGIASMGYDGNTCNMHLNDLAKIVKDGVWKNDMVGLTFGTIGVSDGMSNGTDGMRYSLVSRDVIADSIETICGGQYYDGLITIPGCDKNMPGSIMAMGRLNRPSIMVYGGSIHSGKYKGKSLNIVSAFEALGEKLAGNLSEEDYQGIIRHTCPGAGACGGMYTANTMASAIEALGMSLPYSSSYPALSDEKKDECFRAGKAIRVLLERNILPSDIMTDKAFHNAIVTVMVLGGSTNAVLHLIAMAKSVGLSLKLEDFQHISDNTPVLADLKPSGQYLMEDVHEIGGIPAVLKYLLKVGLIHGDCITVTGKTIAENVAEAADLDFDKQKIIFPVTSPLKATGHLQMLYGNLAEKGAVAKISGKEGEKFEGPARVFEGEQKLIAGIQSGKVQRGDVVVITNVGPKGAPGMPEMLKPTSAIIGAGLGKSVALITDGRFSGGTHGFVVGHITPEAWDGGNIGLVRDNDIITIDAVNNTLQLNISDEELAQRRSEWKQLPPPVKSGVLYKYLKQVSNASEGCVTDAYTD; this comes from the coding sequence ATGTCACAAGAATCACCAGAATTGAACCGCTACAGCAAAGTTTTCACACAAGATCCTACCCAACCAGGCGCACAAGCAATGTTGTATGGTATTGGTTTGACCACAGAAGATATGCAAAAAGCACAGGTGGGTATTGCCAGCATGGGATATGATGGGAACACCTGTAATATGCACTTAAACGATTTGGCTAAAATCGTTAAAGACGGCGTGTGGAAAAATGATATGGTCGGTTTAACCTTCGGTACAATTGGTGTCAGTGATGGCATGTCAAACGGTACAGATGGCATGCGTTATTCACTGGTTTCCAGAGATGTAATCGCAGACTCCATTGAAACAATTTGTGGCGGACAATACTACGACGGCCTGATTACTATTCCGGGCTGCGATAAAAATATGCCAGGTTCGATCATGGCAATGGGACGCTTGAACAGACCTTCGATTATGGTTTATGGAGGTAGTATCCACTCAGGAAAATACAAAGGAAAATCATTAAATATAGTCTCTGCTTTCGAAGCATTGGGAGAAAAATTAGCAGGTAATTTATCAGAAGAAGATTATCAGGGTATCATCCGTCATACCTGTCCAGGTGCGGGAGCTTGTGGCGGTATGTATACCGCAAATACTATGGCCTCAGCAATTGAAGCCTTAGGAATGAGTTTGCCATACAGTTCATCTTATCCGGCACTAAGTGATGAGAAGAAAGACGAATGTTTCCGCGCAGGAAAAGCAATCAGGGTCCTGTTAGAGCGCAACATTCTTCCTTCAGATATAATGACTGACAAAGCATTTCACAATGCAATTGTAACGGTAATGGTGTTAGGCGGATCGACAAATGCTGTATTGCATTTAATCGCTATGGCAAAATCTGTAGGCTTAAGCTTAAAATTAGAAGACTTCCAGCATATCAGTGACAACACACCTGTTTTAGCCGACCTAAAACCAAGTGGTCAGTATTTAATGGAAGATGTCCATGAAATAGGTGGCATACCAGCAGTATTAAAATACCTGTTAAAAGTTGGCCTGATCCACGGAGATTGCATCACTGTTACTGGTAAAACCATAGCAGAAAACGTAGCTGAAGCAGCAGATCTTGATTTCGATAAGCAGAAAATCATTTTCCCGGTAACCAGCCCGTTAAAAGCTACCGGTCACTTACAAATGCTTTATGGAAACCTGGCTGAGAAAGGTGCAGTAGCAAAAATAAGCGGTAAAGAAGGAGAAAAATTTGAAGGCCCTGCCCGCGTATTTGAAGGAGAGCAAAAACTGATCGCAGGAATTCAAAGTGGCAAAGTACAACGCGGTGACGTAGTTGTCATTACCAATGTTGGTCCAAAAGGAGCACCGGGAATGCCGGAAATGCTCAAACCAACTTCTGCAATTATTGGTGCAGGTTTAGGTAAATCAGTGGCATTAATTACAGACGGACGTTTTTCAGGAGGTACGCATGGTTTTGTAGTTGGTCATATTACACCAGAAGCCTGGGATGGGGGAAACATCGGATTGGTTAGAGATAACGATATTATCACTATAGATGCAGTCAACAATACCCTGCAATTAAACATATCTGACGAGGAACTTGCACAAAGAAGATCCGAGTGGAAACAGTTACCACCACCCGTCAAAAGCGGCGTCCTTTATAAATACCTGAAACAAGTAAGTAATGCGAGCGAAGGCTGTGTTACTGATGCTTACACTGATTAA
- a CDS encoding branched-chain amino acid transaminase, translating into MQYYDSATVLYLNGKFIKAPEAKTSLYSQSLHYGYAVFEGIRAYNTHNGTRIFKAKEHYERLKRSAELMHIPFPFDINDLIKQTYKLLEKNKLKDAYIRPLVYCAPNMTLSPATEVSIMICAWEWGAYLGTQLQKVCISSYQRPNPKSTHVEAKASGHYINSILATTEAKSKGFDEAILLDMNNNIAEAPGANIFIEKNGKLYTPPLGNILAGITRATVIRLCKTLDIECIEKHLSVDDLKNADSAFFCGTAAEVIGIASVDEAVFPAIWTETLGATIQRTYKALVLEKQNYEVII; encoded by the coding sequence ATGCAATACTACGATTCAGCCACAGTACTTTACCTAAACGGGAAGTTCATCAAAGCCCCGGAAGCCAAGACAAGCTTGTATAGTCAATCTTTACATTATGGCTATGCAGTATTTGAAGGGATCCGTGCGTACAATACACACAATGGAACCAGAATATTTAAAGCTAAAGAGCATTATGAACGTTTGAAGCGTTCTGCGGAACTGATGCATATTCCATTTCCGTTTGACATTAACGACCTGATTAAACAGACTTACAAACTACTGGAAAAGAATAAATTAAAAGACGCTTATATCCGTCCTTTAGTGTATTGCGCACCTAACATGACCTTATCACCGGCAACAGAAGTTTCTATCATGATCTGTGCCTGGGAATGGGGAGCATACCTTGGAACACAATTGCAAAAGGTTTGTATTTCCAGCTACCAAAGACCAAATCCTAAATCTACACACGTAGAAGCTAAAGCCAGCGGACACTATATAAATTCAATATTGGCCACTACCGAAGCAAAAAGCAAAGGCTTTGATGAGGCTATTTTACTGGATATGAATAACAATATTGCTGAGGCACCAGGAGCTAATATTTTCATCGAGAAAAACGGCAAACTATATACTCCGCCACTGGGAAATATCCTTGCAGGAATTACCAGGGCAACTGTGATCAGGCTATGTAAAACACTTGATATAGAATGTATTGAAAAACACTTATCAGTGGATGACCTGAAAAATGCAGACAGTGCTTTCTTCTGTGGAACAGCAGCAGAAGTTATCGGTATTGCCTCTGTAGATGAAGCAGTTTTCCCTGCAATATGGACAGAAACCTTAGGTGCAACCATACAGCGCACTTATAAAGCATTAGTATTAGAGAAACAAAACTACGAAGTAATCATATAA